A single Bacillus sp. HMF5848 DNA region contains:
- a CDS encoding histidine phosphatase family protein codes for MYKQENISSSNQFRIKNVQEGITEAYFSDKRHTWQYEIYTTAKNDEIALNAACVDLLLRFGQPFESPKPGTVEVILIRHGQHTGEKDNRIEGWAYFNLTDHGKEQAAILAQKLKNSFKIHALYSSSLTRAKETADIIGHEIGLNATEIDDLRAMNYGLAQGLTKR; via the coding sequence ATGTACAAGCAAGAAAATATTTCAAGCTCTAATCAATTTCGGATTAAAAACGTACAAGAAGGCATAACTGAAGCATATTTCTCTGATAAACGTCATACGTGGCAATATGAAATATATACAACAGCTAAAAATGATGAGATTGCTTTAAATGCAGCTTGTGTAGATTTACTATTACGTTTTGGACAACCTTTCGAATCACCAAAACCTGGAACGGTCGAAGTTATATTGATTCGACACGGACAGCATACAGGGGAAAAAGATAATCGAATTGAAGGATGGGCGTATTTTAATCTTACTGACCACGGAAAAGAACAAGCAGCAATACTAGCTCAAAAGTTGAAAAATTCATTTAAAATTCATGCTTTATATAGCAGTTCATTAACTAGGGCAAAAGAGACAGCAGACATTATTGGACATGAAATAGGTTTAAATGCAACAGAAATAGACGATTTAAGAGCGATGAACTATGGTTTAGCACAAGGGTTAACAAAAAGATGA
- a CDS encoding histidine phosphatase family protein, translating to MRYPQPRDVDLPVNKHWGRENEFEFTQRIIEIFYEIYYAHPGQTVAIVTHGRAIGTILREVLHMPMGENFRIAAADTSIHHFVLGPNRTVIRSLNNAEHLKMFI from the coding sequence GTGAGGTATCCTCAGCCAAGAGACGTGGATTTACCTGTGAATAAGCACTGGGGACGAGAAAACGAGTTTGAATTCACTCAAAGAATTATTGAAATCTTTTATGAAATATACTATGCTCATCCTGGGCAAACAGTAGCTATTGTCACTCATGGAAGAGCAATTGGGACAATTTTAAGAGAAGTACTACATATGCCAATGGGAGAGAATTTTAGAATAGCTGCTGCGGATACATCTATTCATCATTTTGTATTAGGTCCAAATAGAACAGTTATCCGTTCATTAAATAATGCTGAACATCTAAAGATGTTTATATAA
- a CDS encoding GTP pyrophosphokinase family protein, producing the protein MNRQQNTVILKDYESKRDLLEDYAQEVQSIIEDILEVNSIHFHSVSCRVKEKDSLAKKINKLGKSYQSLEDVTDVVGFRIITYFSEDVDIVADIINSEFVIDNQNSIDKRASLDPDRFGYLSLHYIIELPEQRLQLTEYRKFSKIKAEIQIRSILQHTWAEIEHDLGYKVKEQIPYEFRRSFSRIAGLLEVADLEFARLRSELADFEKNFALLLQESPYTININEVSLQQFLKIDPTINKIEEEHFNISFDDYVLDDIVLRSLVDQLHYLGIKNIGQLNDYLEQYKDFINIFVQYTHPKEIHLKPLGVSLQYLCIILIAKTQSLDKVIDFINGYSNPLFNNTENFEGEARKLIDLFNQYSKSILKQ; encoded by the coding sequence TTGAATAGACAACAAAATACTGTTATTCTAAAAGACTATGAAAGCAAAAGGGATCTTTTAGAAGATTATGCTCAGGAAGTTCAATCTATAATTGAAGACATTCTAGAAGTAAATAGTATTCATTTTCATTCAGTTTCTTGTAGAGTTAAAGAAAAAGATAGTTTGGCAAAAAAAATAAATAAACTAGGAAAGAGTTATCAAAGTCTTGAGGATGTTACAGATGTAGTTGGATTTCGCATTATAACGTATTTTAGTGAAGATGTTGATATTGTAGCAGATATTATTAACTCTGAATTTGTTATCGACAACCAAAACTCTATTGATAAACGTGCGTCACTAGACCCAGATAGATTTGGGTATTTATCTTTACACTACATTATTGAACTTCCAGAACAACGTTTACAACTTACGGAGTATAGAAAATTCTCAAAAATTAAAGCAGAAATTCAAATACGTTCAATATTACAACACACGTGGGCAGAAATTGAGCATGACTTAGGTTATAAGGTAAAAGAACAGATTCCGTATGAATTTAGAAGAAGTTTTTCGAGAATAGCAGGATTACTAGAGGTAGCAGATTTGGAGTTTGCTCGTTTACGTTCGGAGTTAGCCGATTTTGAGAAAAATTTTGCTTTACTATTACAAGAAAGTCCATATACTATCAATATTAATGAAGTTTCTTTACAGCAGTTTTTAAAAATTGATCCTACAATTAATAAAATTGAAGAAGAACATTTTAATATATCTTTTGATGATTATGTATTAGATGACATCGTATTGAGAAGTTTAGTTGATCAATTACATTACTTAGGTATTAAAAATATAGGACAACTTAATGATTACTTGGAACAGTATAAAGACTTTATTAATATCTTTGTGCAATATACACATCCTAAAGAAATACATCTCAAACCTTTGGGGGTATCTCTTCAGTATTTATGCATAATTTTAATAGCTAAAACTCAGTCATTAGATAAGGTTATAGATTTCATAAATGGTTACTCCAATCCACTATTTAATAACACAGAAAATTTTGAGGGTGAAGCGAGAAAACTCATTGATTTATTTAATCAATACTCAAAGAGCATTTTAAAGCAGTGA
- the xerC gene encoding tyrosine-type recombinase/integrase: MEKAIFEFMFSTGCRIGEVVSLDRNCINWTDRSAIVRGKGDKEREVYFNIRCDIWLKRYIQVRTDQDPAIFVTENFIESTSKLTFYHSDKGTTLQGTFKTLY; encoded by the coding sequence ATGGAGAAAGCCATATTTGAGTTTATGTTTTCAACAGGTTGCCGGATTGGAGAGGTTGTTTCATTAGACCGCAACTGTATTAATTGGACAGATCGTTCCGCCATTGTAAGAGGGAAGGGAGATAAGGAACGTGAAGTGTATTTTAATATCCGATGCGACATTTGGTTAAAACGTTATATTCAAGTTCGAACGGATCAAGATCCAGCTATTTTTGTAACAGAGAATTTTATAGAAAGTACTTCTAAATTAACTTTTTATCATTCAGATAAAGGTACTACATTACAGGGTACCTTTAAAACTCTTTATTAG
- a CDS encoding FtsW/RodA/SpoVE family cell cycle protein, with product MGLENEFEVYIKELCKQIRNKDVHASIKLEISDHLQTLKEEALLAGLSEEKAIDQALARMGDVKLLGKQLNETHKASMDIKTLLPVMIASLFGLLVMYFLQFHSTFTEIQDMKVFNKSLIFYLLGIVLMLSLSMFDYRKLLKFSKHLYAGTVLILLITVLFGVRVDGVPFLILGFANINFTEITPFLLVMSFAGIFHSWNWNDARKSWLGVGILAFPVLLLLTTSAIATSIICIIGCTAIMFGSRASLKQAITFAVATSIWPIFNLLVLSQNYTKDIKKLGASDFIGNSLNLTPNLISEVHTDFIFTYILYSFGWLAAIIVFVLVVFFIWRILSAAKSVHFVYGKMLAIGLAVTFASQFILSILTNLGLSPLPGVAMPFMSFGGSHILLEMIAVGLILSIFRRRKAADILWLDVKNNT from the coding sequence ATGGGATTAGAAAACGAGTTTGAAGTATATATTAAAGAATTGTGTAAACAAATAAGAAATAAAGATGTACACGCTAGTATAAAACTTGAAATAAGTGATCATCTTCAGACACTTAAAGAGGAAGCCTTGCTTGCTGGACTCTCAGAAGAAAAGGCAATCGATCAAGCATTGGCTCGTATGGGAGATGTAAAGTTGCTTGGAAAGCAGCTTAACGAGACTCATAAAGCCTCAATGGATATCAAAACCTTACTTCCAGTAATGATAGCTTCACTGTTTGGATTACTAGTAATGTATTTTTTACAATTTCATTCTACTTTTACAGAGATTCAGGATATGAAAGTATTTAATAAAAGTCTTATCTTTTACTTGTTAGGAATTGTGCTGATGCTAAGCTTGTCTATGTTTGATTATAGAAAGTTATTAAAGTTCTCCAAACACCTATATGCGGGAACGGTCCTAATTCTATTAATAACTGTTCTTTTTGGCGTTAGAGTCGATGGGGTTCCTTTTTTAATCTTAGGCTTTGCCAATATTAATTTTACCGAGATTACTCCTTTTCTCCTGGTTATGTCCTTTGCTGGAATCTTTCATTCTTGGAATTGGAATGATGCTCGAAAATCTTGGCTTGGAGTAGGTATTCTGGCATTCCCTGTCTTATTGTTATTAACAACAAGCGCCATAGCAACTTCTATCATTTGTATTATTGGCTGCACCGCCATTATGTTTGGATCTAGAGCCAGTCTTAAACAAGCAATAACATTCGCAGTAGCTACCTCTATATGGCCAATCTTCAACCTGTTGGTTCTATCTCAAAATTATACCAAGGATATTAAGAAGTTAGGTGCATCTGATTTTATTGGAAATAGTCTTAATCTAACCCCCAATTTAATTTCTGAAGTGCATACAGATTTTATATTTACGTACATCCTCTATTCATTTGGCTGGTTAGCCGCGATTATTGTTTTCGTATTGGTTGTGTTTTTTATTTGGAGAATATTGAGTGCTGCGAAAAGCGTTCATTTCGTTTATGGTAAAATGCTGGCTATAGGGTTGGCAGTAACCTTTGCAAGCCAATTTATACTAAGTATCCTGACAAACCTGGGCTTATCACCTTTACCTGGTGTAGCCATGCCATTCATGAGCTTTGGAGGCTCACATATATTGTTGGAGATGATTGCAGTAGGTCTGATTTTAAGCATATTCAGAAGACGAAAAGCAGCTGATATACTCTGGTTGGACGTAAAGAATAATACTTAA
- a CDS encoding PadR family transcriptional regulator, producing MKISKELLKGSTTTLILSLLNSKPMYGYEIIKELEMKSEGVFSFKEGTIYPILHTLEDKGLIISYWEEGHGKRKRKYYKINEKGKEFIKEKKEEWSIFKTAVDEVLKGEKIVWD from the coding sequence ATGAAGATTAGTAAAGAATTGCTAAAAGGTAGTACCACTACTCTTATTTTAAGCCTACTTAATTCAAAACCAATGTATGGCTATGAAATTATTAAAGAGTTGGAAATGAAGTCTGAGGGAGTTTTTAGTTTTAAAGAAGGAACGATTTATCCCATCCTGCACACCCTTGAAGATAAAGGACTGATTATTTCATATTGGGAAGAAGGCCACGGGAAGAGAAAGAGAAAATATTATAAAATCAATGAGAAAGGTAAGGAATTTATAAAGGAAAAAAAAGAAGAATGGTCAATCTTTAAGACTGCAGTGGACGAAGTGTTGAAAGGAGAGAAAATCGTATGGGATTAG
- a CDS encoding DUF6258 family protein has product MNNPIEFLNTIYFGDRYCERINIEGDVVELQINLVSRIRRNSGEWNFYSAEDIENGVLVFSGVEEVQYDDTELLPNDEIYNISVKPLENNYEFKIEAGHVNQNAEHYDVIIILIAKELYLKDPKNPNTKIVN; this is encoded by the coding sequence ATGAATAATCCAATTGAATTTTTAAATACCATTTACTTTGGAGATAGATATTGTGAAAGAATAAATATTGAAGGCGATGTTGTCGAACTCCAAATAAACTTGGTTTCTCGTATAAGAAGGAATTCAGGCGAGTGGAACTTTTATAGTGCTGAAGATATTGAGAATGGGGTACTTGTTTTTAGTGGTGTTGAGGAGGTTCAATATGACGACACAGAACTGTTACCCAATGACGAAATTTATAACATATCCGTAAAGCCATTAGAAAACAATTATGAATTTAAAATTGAAGCTGGTCATGTAAATCAGAATGCAGAGCATTACGACGTAATTATCATACTCATTGCAAAAGAACTTTACTTAAAAGACCCGAAAAATCCAAATACAAAAATCGTAAATTGA
- the ltrA gene encoding group II intron reverse transcriptase/maturase, protein MQTLRYWDYYDMTDTFSELYDKSSKEESFSHLYDIITSRKNILLAYRTIKSNKGSKTAGTDKKTIDDLKKLTESQIVHEIRNKLKNYRPKKVRRKLIEKENGKWRPLGIPCIIDRIIQQCFRQVLEPIMEARFYKHSYGFRPLRSTHHAMARVQFLINQASLHYVVDIDIKGFFDNINHNRLMKQLWNIGIHDRQILACISRMLKAEIDGEGIPSRGVPQGGLLSPLLSNVVLNDLDHWIAEQWEFFPLHKDYKTREGELYAKKRTNLKEGYLVRYADDFKVLCRDWKTAQKWYHAIKSYLKQRLKLDISPEKSQIINLRKRQSEFLGFTIRANKKGKKRVAHTGLKENKKRKIKEAYKNYVLKLRASPTTQNALLFNSFILGIHNYFNRATHVYTEFSRLAYDLRAFIYNRLKAVGKFTYPTKAPPTYKKFYSLGAKTFRIANVHLFPLADVKTKHAMNFSQNLTPFTSEGRVRIHKRLRLEIQREIALLLESNIQTRSVEYIDNRISRYSMKMGKCEVTGVFLQAHEVHCHHYIPVKLGGDDTFNNLRILHKDIHTVIHQTDEKAIHSRLKGFNITKPMLKKLNSYREKCGLKSIT, encoded by the coding sequence GTGCAAACGCTACGGTATTGGGATTACTACGATATGACAGATACTTTTTCCGAACTCTATGATAAATCGTCTAAAGAGGAATCATTCTCTCATCTATACGACATCATTACATCTAGGAAAAACATTCTATTAGCCTATCGAACGATCAAGTCGAATAAAGGTTCAAAGACTGCGGGGACAGACAAAAAAACGATTGATGACTTGAAGAAACTTACAGAAAGTCAAATCGTGCACGAAATTCGAAACAAGTTAAAGAATTACCGCCCGAAAAAAGTGAGACGGAAACTAATTGAGAAAGAAAATGGCAAGTGGAGACCGCTAGGTATCCCATGTATTATAGATAGAATCATTCAACAATGCTTCAGGCAAGTGCTTGAACCAATTATGGAGGCAAGGTTTTACAAACACAGTTACGGATTTAGACCGTTAAGGTCTACACATCATGCAATGGCTAGAGTACAATTCCTTATCAATCAAGCTTCACTTCACTATGTGGTGGATATTGATATCAAAGGATTCTTTGATAACATCAACCATAACCGTTTAATGAAGCAACTTTGGAATATTGGAATCCACGACCGGCAAATTCTGGCTTGCATCTCTAGGATGTTAAAAGCTGAAATTGATGGTGAAGGCATTCCTTCAAGGGGTGTACCTCAAGGCGGCCTGTTATCGCCGTTATTATCAAACGTGGTACTAAACGACTTAGACCATTGGATAGCTGAACAGTGGGAGTTCTTCCCCCTTCACAAAGATTATAAAACCCGTGAGGGTGAGCTTTATGCCAAGAAACGAACGAATTTGAAAGAGGGCTACCTCGTCCGCTATGCGGACGACTTCAAAGTACTTTGTCGTGATTGGAAAACAGCTCAAAAATGGTATCATGCTATTAAATCATACTTAAAGCAACGTTTGAAATTGGATATATCGCCAGAAAAATCTCAAATTATTAACCTAAGAAAAAGACAATCAGAATTTCTTGGGTTTACAATCCGTGCGAATAAAAAAGGGAAAAAGAGAGTAGCGCATACAGGCTTGAAAGAAAATAAGAAACGTAAAATCAAAGAAGCATATAAGAACTACGTTCTAAAGTTACGAGCCTCGCCAACTACTCAAAATGCTTTACTCTTTAACAGTTTTATCTTAGGTATTCATAATTATTTTAATCGTGCCACCCACGTCTACACAGAGTTCTCACGACTTGCCTATGACTTGCGAGCCTTTATTTATAATCGTCTGAAAGCTGTTGGGAAATTTACTTATCCTACTAAAGCTCCACCAACTTATAAGAAATTTTACAGTTTAGGAGCCAAAACCTTTAGAATAGCCAATGTTCATCTCTTTCCTTTAGCTGATGTCAAAACGAAACATGCAATGAATTTCAGCCAGAATCTAACACCTTTCACGTCAGAAGGAAGAGTGCGAATACATAAGCGATTACGCTTAGAGATTCAGCGAGAAATTGCGCTATTACTGGAGTCGAACATCCAAACACGAAGTGTTGAGTATATAGATAATCGCATCAGTCGGTACAGTATGAAAATGGGAAAATGTGAAGTTACAGGCGTATTTCTTCAAGCTCATGAAGTACACTGCCATCATTACATTCCTGTGAAACTCGGTGGAGATGATACTTTCAATAATCTAAGAATTCTCCACAAAGATATACATACAGTTATTCACCAAACAGACGAAAAGGCAATACATTCACGACTAAAAGGCTTTAACATTACAAAGCCAATGCTTAAAAAATTGAACTCCTATCGTGAAAAGTGCGGGTTAAAATCAATCACGTAA
- a CDS encoding DUF2628 domain-containing protein, with protein sequence MDYSEHIPNDEEQVQELLPFVGKRQEFYSKKWAQFKNQKNNLSWNWAAFLLGFVWLVYRKMYLYGYLALAIIITVDIIYILILKEAMSSSVFAGTFIIFGLSGNQFYLDFVKKQVNKIKQADLGESERIKKMKKQGGVSWKGVLLYLVVFIIYSFSITLLEEKVYVSYMEPLFLQAVQLQQEDKHAEAISIYKEIENKDYPIPALYYNLALSYFQIGDRENATKTIQTLLKLTPEDKDALELKNQIILDEE encoded by the coding sequence ATGGATTATTCAGAGCACATACCAAATGATGAAGAACAGGTACAGGAGCTTCTCCCCTTTGTTGGAAAAAGACAAGAATTTTACAGTAAAAAATGGGCACAGTTTAAGAATCAAAAGAACAACCTTTCGTGGAACTGGGCTGCGTTCTTACTCGGATTTGTATGGTTGGTTTATCGGAAAATGTACTTATATGGATACTTGGCTTTAGCAATAATCATTACAGTAGATATAATCTATATACTCATACTGAAAGAAGCAATGAGTAGTAGCGTTTTTGCTGGAACATTTATCATATTCGGATTAAGTGGCAACCAGTTTTATTTAGACTTTGTAAAAAAACAAGTTAATAAAATAAAACAGGCTGACTTAGGAGAGTCTGAACGTATAAAGAAAATGAAGAAACAAGGCGGAGTCAGCTGGAAAGGTGTACTTTTATATCTAGTTGTCTTTATCATATACAGCTTTAGTATCACTTTACTTGAGGAAAAAGTATATGTTTCATATATGGAACCACTTTTCTTACAAGCTGTCCAACTTCAGCAGGAAGATAAGCATGCTGAGGCAATCTCCATTTATAAAGAGATCGAAAATAAAGATTATCCTATCCCCGCTTTATATTACAATCTTGCACTTTCTTACTTCCAAATCGGTGATAGAGAAAATGCAACAAAAACAATACAAACTCTGCTTAAACTGACACCGGAAGATAAAGATGCATTAGAACTCAAAAATCAGATTATATTGGATGAAGAATAA
- the ltrA gene encoding group II intron reverse transcriptase/maturase produces MTDTFTDLHQRAKNNERFKYLYDIITSNNNILLAYRTIKSNKGSKTPGTDGKTILDIEKLTDNQLIDEIRRQLKNYRPKKVRRKLIEKDNGKMRPLGIPCILDRIIQQCFKQVLEPIAEAHFYNHSYGFRPLRSAHHAMARIQFLINRSQLHYVVDIDIKGFFDNINHTLLLKQLWNLGIQDRQVIACIAKMLKAKIEGEGIPKKGSPQGGLLSPLLSNIVLNELDQWVAKQWELFPLDSAFKTREGELLAKKRTQLKEGYLVRYADDFKILCRDWKTAEKWYHAVKLFLKERLKLDISPEKSKIINLRKHESVFLGFTIRANPKGKKRVAHTFVRAEKVQKIKAEAKKRIEVLRSSPTVENALRFNSFVLGLHNYFSRATHVNLAFSRLAYEMRAMMYNRLKPIGKFAHPTNPPPTYKKFYSLGFKTFKIAGIHLFPLANVQTKHVVNFTQSRTPFTVEGREQIINNLHKNIRQEIALLLESKISTRSVEYMDNRISRYSMKKGICEITGLFIQAQYVHCHHYIPIHLGGSDKFHNLRILHKSVHKLIHMTDSAKIDLLKKSLGITEPMLIKINKYREKCELEQIK; encoded by the coding sequence ATGACTGACACCTTTACAGACTTACATCAGCGAGCTAAGAATAATGAAAGATTCAAGTATTTGTATGACATTATCACTTCTAATAATAATATTCTATTAGCTTATCGCACAATCAAGTCAAATAAAGGCTCTAAGACCCCGGGTACAGACGGAAAAACTATTTTAGATATTGAGAAACTAACTGACAACCAATTAATAGATGAAATAAGACGACAGCTAAAGAATTATCGCCCAAAGAAAGTAAGACGAAAACTAATAGAAAAAGATAATGGAAAAATGCGGCCACTAGGCATTCCATGTATTCTCGACAGGATTATTCAACAGTGTTTTAAACAAGTGCTAGAACCAATTGCAGAAGCTCATTTCTATAATCATAGCTATGGATTCAGACCTCTAAGGTCAGCACATCATGCAATGGCAAGAATTCAATTTCTCATAAATCGTTCACAACTCCATTATGTTGTAGACATTGACATAAAAGGATTCTTTGACAATATCAATCATACGTTACTGCTTAAACAACTATGGAATTTAGGTATTCAGGACAGACAAGTAATTGCCTGTATAGCTAAAATGCTTAAAGCTAAAATAGAGGGCGAAGGCATTCCTAAAAAAGGATCACCGCAAGGTGGCTTACTATCACCTCTACTTTCGAATATTGTACTTAATGAGTTGGACCAATGGGTAGCGAAACAGTGGGAATTATTTCCTCTTGATAGTGCATTTAAGACCAGGGAAGGTGAACTTCTCGCAAAAAAGCGCACTCAATTAAAAGAAGGTTACTTAGTGCGTTATGCAGACGACTTTAAAATACTATGTAGAGACTGGAAAACAGCCGAGAAATGGTATCACGCAGTAAAACTATTCCTAAAAGAACGATTAAAACTGGACATATCACCAGAAAAATCGAAGATTATTAATCTACGTAAACATGAATCTGTTTTTCTTGGATTCACCATACGTGCAAATCCTAAAGGTAAAAAACGAGTAGCTCACACTTTCGTTCGAGCCGAGAAAGTACAGAAAATAAAAGCCGAAGCAAAGAAACGAATTGAAGTACTTCGCTCTTCGCCAACGGTTGAAAATGCTTTACGTTTCAACAGTTTTGTCCTAGGGTTACATAATTATTTTAGCAGAGCTACACATGTTAACTTAGCGTTCTCACGTCTTGCCTATGAAATGCGTGCAATGATGTACAATCGTCTTAAGCCAATTGGGAAATTCGCACATCCAACGAATCCACCCCCAACTTATAAAAAATTTTATAGCTTGGGATTCAAGACTTTCAAAATTGCTGGTATTCACCTTTTTCCACTCGCAAATGTTCAGACGAAACATGTAGTGAACTTCACACAGAGTCGGACTCCATTCACGGTGGAGGGTCGAGAGCAGATTATTAATAATCTGCATAAGAATATAAGGCAAGAAATAGCCTTATTGTTGGAGTCGAAAATCTCGACACGTAGTGTCGAATATATGGACAACAGAATTAGTAGATATAGTATGAAAAAAGGAATCTGTGAAATTACAGGATTATTCATTCAAGCACAATATGTGCACTGTCACCACTATATTCCTATACACCTAGGTGGAAGTGACAAGTTTCATAACTTGCGCATCCTACACAAAAGTGTGCATAAACTAATCCATATGACAGATTCGGCTAAGATTGATTTACTCAAAAAAAGTTTAGGCATCACAGAACCGATGCTTATAAAAATCAATAAATATCGGGAAAAATGCGAGTTAGAGCAGATTAAATAA
- the metG gene encoding methionine--tRNA ligase, with translation MSIFIGGAWAYANGSLHLGHISSLLPGDILARYYRLKGEEVLYVSGSDCNGTPIAIKAKQEGVTPKEIADHYHQEFADCFARLGFTYDSYTRTDTTHHHKFVQDIFLELLKRGYIYKKEIEQTYCEYDQQFLPDRYVEGGCPHCGANARGDQCDACSSVLEPLDLLDRKCKICGNSPTTRFTEHFYFSLSSFQNVLENYTQEAEDKNLWRQNAISLTKRYLKEGLQDRAVSRDLPIGVSVPVAGYEEKKIYVWIEAVSGYYTASKLWAKETNNDDTTFWDSSTQSYYVHGKDNIPFHSIIWAGILAGLGKEPLPTHIVSNEYLTLEKKKLSTSKNWAVWIPDILERYEPDSIRYFLTINAPENRDADFSWKEFIYSHNSELLGAYGNFVNRTLKFIEKSFAGVIPEKDITSHIQAKVNHLYNEVGGCIETAAFKQGLEKVFELVRFSNKYFDEQQPWKQIKDDTESCEQTLADCVYLIANLAHILTPFLPFSSENVKKMINTPETEWRAFVVKSQHLSKVEPLFERIDPVKIEEELEGLNKQTF, from the coding sequence ATGAGTATTTTTATTGGTGGAGCTTGGGCTTATGCGAACGGCTCATTACATTTAGGTCATATTTCAAGTTTGTTGCCTGGAGATATTCTTGCGAGATATTACCGTTTAAAGGGAGAAGAAGTCTTATATGTTTCGGGAAGCGATTGTAATGGAACTCCTATTGCGATTAAAGCAAAACAAGAAGGTGTAACGCCAAAAGAGATTGCTGACCATTATCATCAGGAATTCGCAGATTGCTTTGCAAGATTAGGATTCACATATGACTCATATACAAGGACGGATACAACTCATCACCACAAATTCGTTCAAGATATATTTTTAGAGTTGCTTAAAAGAGGATACATCTATAAAAAGGAAATTGAACAAACCTATTGTGAATATGATCAGCAATTTTTACCTGATCGTTATGTTGAGGGGGGGTGTCCTCATTGTGGTGCAAATGCACGAGGTGACCAATGTGACGCTTGTTCTAGTGTGTTAGAACCACTTGATTTGCTTGATAGAAAATGTAAAATATGCGGAAATTCGCCTACAACAAGGTTTACAGAGCATTTCTACTTTTCTTTAAGTTCATTCCAAAATGTATTGGAAAACTATACGCAAGAAGCAGAAGACAAGAACTTATGGCGGCAAAATGCTATTTCTCTTACGAAACGCTATTTAAAGGAAGGACTACAAGATAGAGCCGTTTCAAGAGATTTGCCTATTGGGGTAAGTGTTCCAGTGGCTGGATATGAAGAAAAGAAAATCTATGTATGGATTGAGGCTGTATCAGGTTACTACACAGCAAGTAAACTATGGGCGAAGGAAACAAATAATGATGATACAACGTTTTGGGATTCCTCTACTCAATCTTATTATGTTCACGGGAAAGATAATATCCCTTTCCATTCGATTATATGGGCTGGAATTCTTGCTGGTCTTGGAAAGGAACCATTACCAACGCATATCGTTTCAAACGAGTATTTGACTTTGGAAAAGAAAAAATTATCTACAAGTAAAAATTGGGCTGTTTGGATTCCAGATATTTTAGAAAGGTACGAACCTGATTCCATACGGTATTTCCTAACAATCAACGCACCAGAGAACCGAGATGCTGATTTTTCTTGGAAAGAGTTCATATATAGCCATAATAGCGAGTTATTAGGTGCTTATGGCAACTTCGTTAATCGGACTTTAAAATTTATAGAAAAGTCATTTGCTGGTGTTATTCCTGAAAAGGACATAACTTCGCATATTCAGGCTAAAGTTAATCACTTATACAATGAAGTAGGTGGTTGCATAGAAACTGCTGCCTTCAAACAAGGATTAGAAAAAGTATTTGAACTTGTTAGATTTTCAAACAAATACTTTGATGAGCAACAACCTTGGAAACAAATAAAGGATGATACCGAGTCTTGCGAACAAACTCTGGCGGATTGCGTTTATCTTATTGCAAATTTAGCTCATATCCTTACTCCATTCCTCCCTTTTTCAAGCGAAAATGTCAAAAAAATGATAAACACACCAGAAACCGAATGGAGGGCGTTTGTTGTTAAATCACAGCATTTGTCAAAAGTAGAACCGTTATTTGAACGAATAGACCCAGTAAAAATTGAAGAAGAGCTTGAAGGGTTAAACAAACAAACTTTTTAG